A stretch of the Rhizobium sp. CCGE531 genome encodes the following:
- a CDS encoding 4'-phosphopantetheinyl transferase superfamily protein: MESIGPDVIDVWSWRLDAPPTDLGASTTLLSLDERARADRFIHDHHRLRFVAARSGMRLILGRYLGLPPQAIRFNYGDHGKPSVSAGGAASIRFNLSHSADLAVLAVSDRYELGVDIEEIRFLKEDVAKRFFSRREYGTLRSLPAECYLDGFYRCWTRKEAFIKAHGAGLSLPLDSFDVTFDWSSEPRLERLEGEPDAPENWIVLELATPINFAGAIVASTGGRRLRLCYRSECTAQMVSLASRM; the protein is encoded by the coding sequence CGCCGCCGACCGATCTCGGCGCGTCCACGACATTGCTGTCCCTCGACGAACGCGCTCGGGCGGATCGCTTCATTCATGACCATCACAGGCTTCGCTTTGTTGCGGCCAGAAGCGGGATGCGGCTGATATTGGGGCGCTATCTCGGCCTTCCGCCACAAGCGATCCGCTTCAACTATGGCGACCATGGAAAGCCTTCGGTGTCGGCTGGCGGCGCCGCCTCGATTCGTTTCAATCTCAGCCACAGCGCCGATCTAGCCGTCCTTGCCGTGTCCGATCGCTACGAGCTCGGTGTCGATATCGAGGAAATCCGGTTTCTGAAGGAGGACGTCGCAAAGCGGTTCTTCTCGCGCAGGGAGTATGGGACGCTTCGGTCTCTGCCGGCGGAATGCTATCTGGATGGTTTCTATCGCTGCTGGACGCGCAAGGAGGCCTTCATCAAGGCGCATGGCGCCGGGCTGTCGCTGCCGCTGGATAGCTTCGATGTCACCTTCGACTGGTCTAGTGAACCGCGATTGGAACGACTGGAAGGGGAGCCCGACGCGCCGGAAAACTGGATCGTTCTGGAGCTTGCGACGCCGATCAACTTCGCCGGCGCGATTGTTGCCTCGACTGGAGGACGCCGGCTTCGCCTATGTTATCGCAGTGAGTGCACGGCTCAGATGGTCAGCCTGGCATCGAGAATGTAG